In the genome of Pseudanabaena mucicola str. Chao 1806, the window TCACGTCGGCGATTTTTATTTAGTCGTAAATGATGATGCATATGCCCAAAAGTGACTAGGGGAATAGATTTACCCATTTGATAGGTCTTCGCGATTGCCTCTGCAAAATCGGGATCGCCATAGTCGCCGCCAATGGGTTTCCAATCCTTCCCACAAATTGAATGTTCTTCCTCTCCTAGTCCAGAGGGACCATTATGCCCCAAAAAGATGACATGATCATGTTTAGTGTTGCTGGCAGATGCAGTAATACGCTGTGTCGATTCAGTAAAACTATGAATTTGAAAGCGATCTCGATAAAAAATTTTCTTCTTCCATTTAGAACTTCCCCAACTAAAGGGACGTGCACCAACTACCGAGAGATTGAATTCGGGAAAGTCAAGCCAACTGTAACCCACATGGGACTCGCCTAGAAGATCTAATTGTCGTTGTACCCGATCTTCTTTAGTGCGATCATAAGGACATTGTCTCTGGTTAGGACTTTTGCTATAGGGATCAACGGCACTATACCAGGCGTCATGATTGCCAAGAATGACTGCTTTCGGTAAATCTAGATTGGCGATCGCTTCTACAACTTCTATGGCTTCATTTCCAAAATCGCCT includes:
- a CDS encoding TIGR04168 family protein — encoded protein: MPKSSIKIAVVGDVHDLWQPIEDRLALHILQIDLVLFVGDFGNEAIEVVEAIANLDLPKAVILGNHDAWYSAVDPYSKSPNQRQCPYDRTKEDRVQRQLDLLGESHVGYSWLDFPEFNLSVVGARPFSWGSSKWKKKIFYRDRFQIHSFTESTQRITASASNTKHDHVIFLGHNGPSGLGEEEHSICGKDWKPIGGDYGDPDFAEAIAKTYQMGKSIPLVTFGHMHHHLRLNKNRRREAIATNDMGTIFFNSALTPRIVQTYDGSYRNFSIVTLETGQVSQISIVWLDAFLKVISEDILFVAERQQKE